The genomic interval GAGTACGGAACCAGGTGGGAGACCCCTAGGAACTGTGCCCGCGGTACCGAGTTCTCTTACGAGCTGCAGGTATGTACCTAGTGTGTTGTTTTTACTGTTGAGTCTTTATTGCActgtttcttcttcttcttacccTCCACTGCAATGGCGTTACCATCATCATAACTGATGTTTGAAAAGCTAGCGACGTGTGTCgtttaattgtaattgtaattaaaCAATCCCTCACTCTCATATCTAGTGTTTTGATCGACCATTATTAACTACTTACCTCTATTAAGGCTTTTTctgataacttttttatgtcTACAGGTCTGTGTGCACCCCGCCCAAGCCAACTGCAACCTCCCCGGATCTCCTCCCCCAGAACCAGAGGTGACTACCCCTGAAGTGACCACCCCCGAAGTGACCACCCCTGAGGTGACTACTCCTGAGGTGACCACCCCTGAGGTGACCACCCCTGAGGTGACCACCCCTGAGGTGACTACCCCTGAGGTGACCACCCCTGAGGTGACTACCCCTGAGGTGACTACCCCTGAGGTGACTACCCCTGAGCCTGAGGTGACTACCCCTGAACCTGAGGTGACTACCCCAGAACCCGAGATTACTACCACTCTGGCCCCGGAAACCGATGCACCTGAGGTAGTCACTCCCCCTGCTACCACTTTGGCTCCCGAGACTGATGCCCCTGAAGTAGTAACTCCCCCTGCTACCACCCTGGCCCCAGAAACCGATGCTCCCGAGGTAGTCACAGCTCCTTCCACCACCTTGGCCCCTGAGACTGATGCCCCGGAAGTAGTGACAGCAACTACCGAGCAACCCGAGGTAGTCACAGCTCCTTCCACCACTTTGGCTCCTGAGACAGATGCCCCTGAGGTAGTCACAGCTCCTTCCACCACTTTGGCTCCAGAGACTGACGCCCCTGAAGTAGTCACAGCTACCACCGAAGTTCCTGAGGTAGTCACAGCTGCTTCCACCACTGAAGCCCCTGAAGTCGAGAAGCCTACCGTAGTTACTGCTATCCCTACCACTGAAAACCCCGAATCCGAAACACCTGAAGTTGTAACTGCTATTCCTACCACTGAAGCTCCAGAAGTCGAGAAGCCTACAGTAGTTACTGCTATTCCTACCACGGAGACAACTGAAGACCCGACTACCTTAGCCCCTACCACCGAAGGAGACTCTGGTCTGCTGCCCAACGGATGCCCGTCTGACTTCCACATTCACTTGCTTCTGCCTCACGAGACAGAATGCAACTTGTTCTACCAGTGCAACTTTGGAGAGAAGGTTCTGAAGACCTGCCCGAAGCCTTTGTACTTCAACAACGAGATTCAGGTAACTAATTATGTTGATTTactaaatataggtacttaaatgcAGTTTGTATATTcgatttttgaaataattggTTATCCTTTATGTCAGCGAGGATGAAATATGTATCAACATCCTTAAAAGTATTGGGTgacatcattttatttcattgtcataataaaatttatcgtacctatctaaataagtcataaaaatagactacctacttatttttactTGTATATGTATAACCAGATGTGTGACCGAgttataaaacttttatatcaacATACTTTCCctcataattttatatgtcCACATTTTAGGTCTGCGACTGGCCCGAGAACGTAGACTGCAACGGATCAAACGGTGGTGTCACCTCACCCGCTCCTACTACCGAAGCCGAGACCGTTGAGGTAGTCACTGCAGTCCCCACCACCACTGAATCAGAGACTGAGACTGTTGAGGTAGTCACTGCCGTCCCCACCACCACTGAATCAGAGGCTGAGACAGTTGAGGTTGTTACTGCCATCCCAACCACCAATGCCCCAGAGACTGAGGCCACCACTGTAGCTGAAACTGAAACCCCTGAGGTAGTCACTGCAGTCCCCACCACCACTGAGTCAGAGGCTGAGACAGTTGAGGTTGTCACTGCTATCCCAACCACCACTGAATCAGAGGCTGAGACTGTTGAGGTTGTTACTGCCATCCCAACCACCAATGCCCCTGAGACTGAAGCCACGACTGTAGCTGAAACTGAAACCCCTGAGGTAGTCACTGCAGTGCCCACCACCACTGAGTCAGAGGCTGAGACAGTTGAGGTAGTCACTGCCATCCCAACCACCACTGAATCAGAGGCGGAGACAGTTGAGGTTGTCACTGGAACTCCTACCACCGCTGCCCCAACAACGGATGCTCCCGTCTCTACCGTGACTGCTGTACCGATCACTGAAGCTCAGACTGTCGAAGTGGTCACTGTTACCCAGACTGCTGAACCTGAGACGGATGCAACAGTCACCCCTGTACCTACCACTACCGAAGCAGCTACAACGGAGGCCGACACTGATCTGCTGCCCAACGGATGCCCAGCTGACTTCCACATCCATCTGCTGTTGCCTCATGAGACTGAATGTGACCTGTTCTACCAGTGCAACTTCGGAGAGAAAGTCCTGAAGGAATGTCCCAAGCCTCTGCTCTTCAATAATGAGCTTCAGGTGTGTTATAAATCTTCTTTCTATACTTGTagaatatttatgttgaaCTATCTAGTCGTACATTTCCGTAAACTTGGCATTTCCGAAATGTCAAGCCCATTTCATCATTCCGAACGTCTTTTTTTACGAAGATTATTGGAAATTAATGGAATTAATGAATAACCTTTGGAATACTTGATCCCATTTAAATATTGGCTAAATCCAAGTTCCAAAGTATCAAGCAATGGATGAATGTTGGCCGATATTGATATAATCCATATTcgcctaagtacctacatggaTACGGGGAagccaaaataataataatacacgtGTTAAAGCCAAACATCGAGTTTGAACGTAGTAAATAAATCAGGAAACAGTTGAAAGAAAAAGTACCCTTATCTTGATAGATTAGGTAGCTAATCCTTAGGAAGCAATGTTGATAAAATTGTGTAAATTAGATTAAAGTAAGAACCTACATTTGCACAAAAAGAAATAGAAACAAAGCATACATATCTGCAACTAGGTACTCATATCACAATCAAATTATGAAggcgataaaataaattttcttcaaacacaaatatttttacatacgTTTTTAGTAGCTAACTGTGGGCTAAAACTTAGTTAATCGGAAGATTCCTTTCATGCTATCCATGcatgtaaattttaatgttaagGTTACATCAGTATCACATGattaaagtttattgacaATAACATTATCAAGCAGGGTAACAACCTGCCTTTCAGccaataacattataaatcgATAAGTTAATCCATGGATTTGCAAAAAATTATATCAAAATGATAACACATAGTACATGATTATCATGTAAAGTCTTCTAACAAAGATCTAATGCACGATTGTATATTGGATTTTGGTCTATTTATAAAAcagtattaggtattattgatAACACTATATTTAATCCTTTCCTACTTACTATaatcttatttttaatagataaaaattatgtaagtacctataatgtaAATTTCCATAGTTGCATAGACGTAGAACTGTAGGACCTATGCTtagatatttacttacttaataatagaGCTTAAGAGCCTTATGCACTTGGAATCTCGTTAATCATAAGCTGCACTCATAAAAATTACGGTTGAAAATTATTACCAAGCTATGTAAACAGCAGTTAAATTTTCCGCcctaaacaacaacaaaaatgaGAGAGAAAGTTCCTGTCAAAGGTGAAGATTTATTCAGTCAGTATTTCCATCATCTCTCGTAGCGCTAGTGTTGCAAAAACTGCTCGGTTGTGCTGTCATCTAGGGCGGAATTCAGTTTAAATTCTACCTTACAGGTTCTACTGAACCCAAAAGGTCTTTGACGGCCACGCCATTTATGATTtgctatattttttgtcacaTCATAATCATCTTCACCCTGTGATCAGCTTTCAAACTATGACTCCCTATGTCTTCCAGGTGTGCGACTGGGAGTACAACGTGGACTGCAGCGCCGGCAGCTCCAGCGAGTCCGGCAGTGGAAGCGCGGAGATCAGCGTCAGTGGAGAGGACAGCAGCGGTGACGGCAGCGGCGACGGAAGCGGAGGTACTTTACTTTGCCTACTAATATtgtactcacgagcaatgaaaaggtcccacttacaaaatgtcgacaccaaattacctacccctttttttcaaacattaatttagtATTGGATCAGAACATACAATGTATAAAACAATGCTGaggcgctgttaaatgtaagtacttcaatattgcacaCGGCGTTATTAAGCCtgtagtcttttccgtttctATTAGGAGTACTTTGGTGTTATTGGTACTGGAACCTTTTGATTGCTAGTGAGTGTACTCGTATTATTATCGTGAAAGATATCCTGTCGTTCAATTTTGATGTGGAATGTAGGAATACTTATAGGCTATCCTTCATCCCGGAATACCCAAGGGATTTTTAAAGACGAAGCGAAGATGTGTTCTTGAGCGTCATTATGAAGCAAAATattccactgctgaacataggccgcTCCCGAATCGCACTATGTTGTCTTTTACATTCTTTATGTAACCATTACCGATTAAATTTCTGAGGTAGTCTGTCCAGCGGTGTACCTCAGGCTGATAGTCATAGCATCGACAAGTGCTGATGACAAAAGACCTTTGCCAGCTGCTGAAACAACGCTAATAAAATTacgctaaaaataaaacttcacGAACCTGAACTTAAACCAAACCTTCCAAAATCCCATCAGACGGCGAAGAAGACACCGCCCTCCTGCCCAACGGCTGCCCAGCTGACTGGAGCATCCATCTGCTGCTCCCCCACGCCGAGTGCGACAAGTTCTACTACTGTGTCCACGGCAACCTCGTCGAGCACTCCTGCGCTCCTGGTACCCACTTCAACCCTGAGATTCAAGTAAGAAactgatttatttaaataggttAAGCCGAATAGGAGGTTATAGCAATCGGATAGATAAAGCTCTAAAATGTGAATTAATTAAGGGTTTAATTCCTCATCATAATCGTCTAGACATAGGCCTGCTCCAAAAAGCATCACATCACCCTGTCATCGACATCGGGATGAGAATTTATTCAGCCACTAAGTACTAAGTTatcggttgctgcttcggcagcagtcgttaagcctagtcagaggccttcgggcggcttgaaaacatctgacagtcgggttgcccacttacccgacaactctctcagcacaagcttgcttgtgttggggtccaccaacccgcacttggccagcggggtggactaggcctaaacccttccttcattggaaatagacccgtgccccagcagtggggacgtaatgggtcgtgatgatgtgtAGCCTTTCGCCATCTATTCTGCtagcaaaattaaaaattagctCTTAAAATGGTACAAGACTttgaatatttcatataaaGATTACACTGATATAGGTATCTAAACTTGACAAATTAAACACAAAACCTCTTACACTCAGGTCTGCGACTGGCCCGAGAACGTCCAGTGCGGCAACAACAACGGCGGCAGCAGCTCCGAAAGCGGCAGCGGCAGCAGCGGAGAAGAGAGCATCAGCACTGAGGAAGGCAGCGGAGAAGACGGCAGCGGAGACGTAGAGCTCGACAACGGATGCCCGTCCGACTGGAACATCCACCAGCTGTTGCCTCACCCTGACTGTGATAAGTTCTACAACTGCGTCCACGGAAACCTGGTTGAGCAGTCTTGCGCGCCTGGCACGCTCTTCAACCCCGAAATTCAGGTAATTATCTTCAGCCAATATGCATTCATTTCTGGACAAATGGTTTAGAAGTCCTTAACTTCATTATGAAACCACATAAATGCGGGTCAATAAAGCAAAAAAGCTTCATAGATAAATATGACACCGAGTATCATTTCTACATTATTCCTTCTTTTAAATTTGGTAAAATTTCTGGTTGCAGGTTTGTGACTGGCCCCAGAACGTGCAATGCGGTGGAACTGATAAACCTGAAGTCGTCACTGCCGTACCAACCACCTCCGAGCCTGAAGCTGAGACTGTCGAAGTTGTCACCAGTGCCCCGACCACTGTCACCCACGAGCCGACCACTGAAGAGGCTGTTGTAACTGTGACTGCTACTCCAGAGCCTATTGTGACTGTTACTGCCACTGAAGAGCCTATTTCTACTGTGACTGCCACTCAAGAGCCTATTGTGACTGTGACTGCTACCGAAGAGCCCGTTGCTACTGTGACTGCCACTCAAGAGCCTATTGTAACTGTTACTGCCACCGAAGAGCCTGTTGTAACTGTTACTGCCACCGAAGAGCCCGTTGTAACTGTTACTGCTACTGCCGAGCCTATTGTAACTGTGACTGCTACTGAAGAGCCTGTTGCAACTGTGACTGCCACTCAAGAGCCTATTGTGACTGTTACTGCTACTGAGGAGCCCATTGTGACTGTGACTGCCACTGAAGAGCCCGTTGCTACTGTGACTGCCACTCAAGAGCCTATTGTGACTGTTACTGCCACCGAAGAGCCCGTTGTAACTGTGACTGCCCCAACTGTCCTGCCCAATGGCTGCCCAGCTGACTCTAGCATCGAGCAGCTGTTGCCCCATGACTCTGAATGTGGCAAGTTCTACCAGTGCGTCCACGGCGACCTCGTAGAGATGGCGTGCCCCATTGGTCTGCACTTCAACCCGGCTACCGAGGTAAAATTTctgaagtattttttataccacATAACTTTATTAATGTCGAATGTGAGCACCAGCACTCAGATAGAGACTACAGTAGTAGAGAGTAGTGTCTTTTAAGACTTGAGGGCTTGAGGGTTGTAAAAATGTAAAGTGACTCGTGCTGTAGGTATTCAATCATGATAACTTCGGTCGGCACCGTAGCTTAGGCCGTAGTGAACCTGCCTCCGAAGTTTAGGACCGCGTGAGTTCGAATCCTATCTAGGGCAAACATTCGTGTGACGAGCAAATGCTTTTGTCTAGTATCtggttgttgtttatttacttctaggtatctatgtatttaagtatgtagatATACTGTCTGACACTTGTAATAAGCGCTTACTATTTTAGGTGGCCGTGTGTGATGCCATgttcccacatattattaacatAACAAATTATTTCCTCCAGCGTTGCGACTGGCCCGAGTCCGCGGGCTGCGCCGTCGACACCAACGAACACAACAAGAAGTGCTCTGAGGGTTGCAACGTCCTCCCCTGGGCCCACGAGACCGACTGTGACAAATTCTACGCTTGCGACGGACAAAAAGCCACCTTGATCGTCTGCGCTGAGGGTCTCCACTTCAACGCTAACACCAAGACCTGTGACTTCATTTGCAACGCTAACTGTGCCAGGGACAACGCCCAGGCTACTGCTGAGAATGATGGAGTCATGATCTTCTTGCCTTGGGACAAGATGGACAAAGACATGTTGAGGAAATACGGAAAGCAACATTGATTGTTGAATGTATTGTCTGATTTAATTTGGCTGTGTTAaaaactgatgatgatgattattattgttaagaaATTGAGGTAAGGCCTGTTTGCACTTAAGATGACAATTATTCTGACTTAACAAGTGTTGTAGCATAACTATTAATTTGCATCCAAATCTTACCATAAACTTTCTTAACAATACTAGCATAAGTACATAGTAAACtttgattaaatttaatcCCAAAGATTTTGGGTATACATGCCAtaaccaaataaaataaatgtaaatcagtgtaaaaatatttattaaaacgttattgttatttaaattattttgtcataaataaatgtttgtttacaacacaatttatattttcaattaacttaccatattaaaaaaaggcccattaaaccttaaattttacataatctTCAAGATACACTTAAGACTTAGGAGTGATTgatttaattcataatattatacaatattattaactgatacctacataagtttCACTAATTAATTCAcgaatttacattttaaaacgGATAATTGACACTAACCTATAGTTAGTTTAGGGAAAAGCTTATTCATCGCTTATAAACCTACTGTATGGAAACCTTAATACAAATCAATGCACTTAAACCTAGTTCCACAACATTATTGGACTTTTAGATAAACTATAAGGATTCTTTCCCCTTatcgtaaaactttattttggacagacaataaaattattatactattcCGTATAGATCAGTAAGATTTAttagtattaaatataatttcttATGCCACTAGCGTATACGAAATATTTATGCAGTCCATGGCAATCGTCATCTACATCACTGTTGACTGTCGGCTACTTCAATTACTTCATccatctgaaaataaaaataaatcattaattTGGTGTTGTAACCAGAAAATAACTACTTATCATCTAAACTATTTGTGTTAGAcacaaaatatttgaaattgtaaatattgCAGTGAAAAGGTTACTGAATTATCCCCAGACACAAGTCAGAGGTCAACGATTTGGTCCATAGAGTTATGAAGATAGCACTGAGGTCTTAAGGCAGTAACTACGGCTTAGGTGCATGCAGCTGCAGCGCAACATCTATCAGAGTTGTGTGAAGGCCTTTATGCTAGTATGGCCAATATTTgtgaaaaaacaaaagcaaCTCACCCTCTTAATCCTCTTCCCGAACTTAGAGGTGAAGGTCACAGACACCTGCGTGGGCTTGCCGGTGCTGGCGTCGAAGACTCGGCAGCTGTCGAAGGGCGGGCAGTAGAGGTGGAGGGAGACGGCGGCATCCACGTGCGAAGGGTTCTCCATGCGGTGGAGGCCGAGCGCGTCTGGAATAGAATAGACAACAATATGTCATCAAAATAGAAGAAAGGAAAAATTATCAATAAACAATAGGTGGCTTTATCTCTAAGAACGATTACAGGGAAGCTTGAATTTAAATTGATAGCCTGGAGTAGAATGGAGAGGTTTAGGCAAGAAAATGTGTTTACTTAGAAAAACATTACggattaaatacattttaatttgataataTGCTCAATTACACTCCTGCTTGTTAGtgaaaatatgatttaaattgCAAATTAGGGTTCACGGGTTATTAACTAACGCTAATTGATAATCTGATCGAGATAGTGACAGTGAGAGACGCTGGGTCCAGTAGACTACATTGCGTCTAGAGACCATAGACAATGGAAATATAAAGGCATATAATTATAGTGGATGGATGTTGAAGTTGAAGTTGTCCAAGTTAGTAGGGGGTGTTGTGGTaaatctaagtaggtatgatccattcatcatcatcagcagccCTCTATCACCCACTATGAGATGTATGAGTACCTCAACtaaatatatacaattatacattaaCTACTTGATCAGAAATTCCGCCTAATCGCTGTGTACTCGGGGGCTGTCGGGTGCCCACATAAATGTCTAGGatcattattaaataataactatgGGGTgccgacttgcgaaaggtggctggttatgattggatgcggaaagctaaagatcgcatccagtgccGTTCTTTGGGAGAGCCTACGTGCAGCAGTGGACTATTATACTATGgactataggctgatgatgatgattgtgatgatgatgaagattaTTAACTAAATACTAAAGTCTCACCATTAATGTAGCAGACATCGTTAACTTCTAACCGAGTGCGTCCAATTTCTACCATGTTTTGTGCTTCGTAGACCTCGTGGCGATCTTCTCCATTTTTGCAATGGCTTCCATTTTCTTTTTCCACATTTCCGTTTCCGTTCTCAGCATGATCGTTGTCTATGCTTCCGCCAAAATTGTGACAGCTGTCATTTTGACAGTTCATGTTGAGTGCGTTCATTTTGCTGCTCAGGTATTTGTCTTCGCTTTCTGAACAGCATCTTCTGCGGGCTTTTGTTGTGctctttagtttttttaacacCTCCGGCTGTACGTTGTCTGGCCAGTCGTATCTGAAAGGAGAAGACAGAGTCggtgtaaattttatgaacGGAGAGGTTTATGGCTTCGTATATTGCCTATTTGGACACCTACTTGGTTCACTAGGTATATAGGTTGTAGGCATTATGTATGTTTAGATGATATAAAAGCATGCTATTTTCAGCATAAAGAGATATAAAGTATGGATTTTAAAATCGAACGGTTTGATTACAATAACAACCATCACTTTTTCTTACAATGTAAGTTAATTTAGTATCGTTTGTATTATAAACAAAGTCATACATAATACgtaagtaaatatacctaagtactagAAAAGTCGTTTGTTTTCGTTTTaagaattcaataaataatctCGGTAGAGACAACATTTAGATAAGCTAAATGTCCTCAAtgtgtaaatattattgtaaaagcGATGATTAAATTGTGATTTTGGTTTGCATCAGTTATGTTTATTGCTTTCATTAGAAGGGGATTACGATAAACAGttagtaagtagttataatTTAGGCAGAACTGACAGTTTGTCGCTAGTTTTACCAGACTTCCAGCTACTGTACCACTACCACCACGGAAACATAAGCAATAAACAATCCATAATCAGCGTCGCTCGCCTTTGAAACATCgttcagatccatacaagttacatcagatttgacaagcgagcgacgcagcttaaggattgttaacTGCCAGTGGTCAGCGGTGGTGACCCCAAGTCTGTGGTACCTTTAGGAGGATCGCACCAATTCACCACTCTGGACATaaacttttgtttgttttggttgttctgttttgtattattttctttattttgttcatattttgtttcttattCTGTTTTCATTGTTCTGTTTCAATGTGTGAAATGAATGTTCTTTCTTTCTCTTTCATTACTGATCTAAGACAGATCTAAGCTCATTATTTATGTCTCCATTGCCTACACACCTGACTTCCTCAAGGCTGCCGCTCAGCATCTTCATGAAGCAGTGCGAGTCCGCATGGTCGTGGATAGCGGACGCGTGGCCGCCGGCCCAACACAGGATCATGATGTTGAAGGCTCCATTACCAGCATCTACTAGGTTGCGGGTGTAGCTGGAACGGTAGAGGAAGGGTTATGAGAGACGGTTAGCTGGAGGGCTAaacacggggcgcaagacgcacACGTCGTGATAAAACCTTGTGACCTTTTGGCAAGTCCCGCCACGTCGTCGTCAGCATTGACTGCTAAAGTGGATGAGAATGAGCCTGATGAGAATGAATGTGTCCACACATAGGATCATGATGTTGAAGGCGCCGTTGCCAGCGTCTACCAGTTTGCGGGCGTAGCTGGAAGGGGTAGgagcttagattaacaatatgcgaacaagatggagtgtcactACAAAATAAAGCAAAAAAACTGTCCTGGCATGACGTTGATTGTACTAGGTTGCGGGTGTAGCAAGGGTGAAGGAAGGTGGCAGGGTTAGGAGAGACGGTTAGCTggagggctagcacggggtgcaAGACGCGCgcgtcaagacgtgacaaaagtttagCATCGCGCGGCCTcgagagcaatgaaaaagttctagtgacaatagcaaaaattataataatactccTAAACAGAAACGGCTAGCTTGATGACAATATTGAATACTTATTTTTCaactaaaaagtaaataacgttattttgatcaaattttaaacaaaataaatagaaaaaaattggggtcatttggtgtcgacaaTTTGTAAGTtggactttttcattgctcgagaGTGTATGATGTTGTGTATTTACAATACTGaagattagttttaatttttactcACCGGAACCGGTCGAACTTGGCGTACTTCTTCCAGTGCTTGGGGTCGCTGCTGTAGCCGGTCATCAGCTTCTGCACATCCTGTACGTTGACGTGGTCGTGGGAGAACACCCTGTGTAGCTCTGCCACCAGCTTCTCTAGTCCGTCTATCTCTCTGAAACAAGATTATAGTAATTTTTTAGGTTTTCTTACTATTATTTTCTTCTTAGCGTCTCACCGTGTTGCAAAGATTAGCCAGTAGTTCTCAGTCAGTGACTGCTCAGGGTGTGCTGAATGTGTAGATattagatagaatattctttatttgtacacacacaagAACAGAATTTACAAAGCTTATATCCAATCACATAGATACAAAAAAGGCGATCTTATCACTAAAGCGAGTGTATTGGTTTAGGATATATGGTTATGGTTTAGGTATTGCAATACATAAGTGTAAGTTGtagggtaagtaatacgaggtataaaaacgaatggtataacattcacaagttatacgcccatatgatataaatttattaagtataacgatcactgtacataacaaacgaaaggcataattactaaatacataatttcgtaaagaataacgttcaaaaagtataatttcaattgatataacgattaaaatgcataacgtttataacatatattctacaacggatataattatcattatgtataatgcacaaaaagtataaaatattgtactatcgtaatttcattattattgatgttatgtggggggaacgctccgctccgcttcgctgcgctccgctttggtttcgacgaacatgtgcacctaacacgctcctcctcgctttgctcgtcgtcgcacctatctttaggttttggtactaggggttatgacattattattattattgacgctatgtggggagacgctccgctccgcttcgctgcgctccgctttggtttcgacgaacatgtgcacctaacacgctcctcctcgctttgctcgtcgtcgcacctatctttaggttttggtgctaaggggtttgacggtgttgggtaattaaacacagattatgttattgtatgttttatgaactttatactaaatgatagtttatattttttaaacgatatacgtaatgtacgttatacgaattgatattagtcctcgtaagtattatatattttgatattatataaaatgtacgttatacca from Plutella xylostella chromosome 2, ilPluXylo3.1, whole genome shotgun sequence carries:
- the LOC105381635 gene encoding mucin-2 isoform X1, with translation MIGYLILAALLGLAQARPQQQSGFTPDSKTCPLTGHWLLPHEYDCTKFYYCEYGTRWETPRNCARGTEFSYELQVCVHPAQANCNLPGSPPPEPEVTTPEVTTPEVTTPEVTTPEVTTPEVTTPEVTTPEVTTPEVTTPEVTTPEVTTPEVTTPEPEVTTPEPEVTTPEPEITTTLAPETDAPEVVTPPATTLAPETDAPEVVTPPATTLAPETDAPEVVTAPSTTLAPETDAPEVVTATTEQPEVVTAPSTTLAPETDAPEVVTAPSTTLAPETDAPEVVTATTEVPEVVTAASTTEAPEVEKPTVVTAIPTTENPESETPEVVTAIPTTEAPEVEKPTVVTAIPTTETTEDPTTLAPTTEGDSGLLPNGCPSDFHIHLLLPHETECNLFYQCNFGEKVLKTCPKPLYFNNEIQVCDWPENVDCNGSNGGVTSPAPTTEAETVEVVTAVPTTTESETETVEVVTAVPTTTESEAETVEVVTAIPTTNAPETEATTVAETETPEVVTAVPTTTESEAETVEVVTAIPTTTESEAETVEVVTAIPTTNAPETEATTVAETETPEVVTAVPTTTESEAETVEVVTAIPTTTESEAETVEVVTGTPTTAAPTTDAPVSTVTAVPITEAQTVEVVTVTQTAEPETDATVTPVPTTTEAATTEADTDLLPNGCPADFHIHLLLPHETECDLFYQCNFGEKVLKECPKPLLFNNELQVCDWEYNVDCSAGSSSESGSGSAEISVSGEDSSGDGSGDGSGDGEEDTALLPNGCPADWSIHLLLPHAECDKFYYCVHGNLVEHSCAPGTHFNPEIQVCDWPENVQCGNNNGGSSSESGSGSSGEESISTEEGSGEDGSGDVELDNGCPSDWNIHQLLPHPDCDKFYNCVHGNLVEQSCAPGTLFNPEIQVCDWPQNVQCGGTDKPEVVTAVPTTSEPEAETVEVVTSAPTTVTHEPTTEEAVVTVTATPEPIVTVTATEEPISTVTATQEPIVTVTATEEPVATVTATQEPIVTVTATEEPVVTVTATEEPVVTVTATAEPIVTVTATEEPVATVTATQEPIVTVTATEEPIVTVTATEEPVATVTATQEPIVTVTATEEPVVTVTAPTVLPNGCPADSSIEQLLPHDSECGKFYQCVHGDLVEMACPIGLHFNPATERCDWPESAGCAVDTNEHNKKCSEGCNVLPWAHETDCDKFYACDGQKATLIVCAEGLHFNANTKTCDFICNANCARDNAQATAENDGVMIFLPWDKMDKDMLRKYGKQH
- the LOC105381635 gene encoding mucin-2 isoform X9 — its product is MIGYLILAALLGLAQARPQQQSGFTPDSKTCPLTGHWLLPHEYDCTKFYYCEYGTRWETPRNCARGTEFSYELQVCVHPAQANCNLPGSPPPEPEVTTPEVTTPEVTTPEVTTPEVTTPEVTTPEVTTPEVTTPEVTTPEVTTPEVTTPEVTTPEPEVTTPEPEVTTPEPEITTTLAPETDAPEVVTPPATTLAPETDAPEVVTPPATTLAPETDAPEVVTAPSTTLAPETDAPEVVTATTEQPEVVTAPSTTLAPETDAPEVVTAPSTTLAPETDAPEVVTATTEVPEVVTAASTTEAPEVEKPTVVTAIPTTENPESETPEVVTAIPTTEAPEVEKPTVVTAIPTTETTEDPTTLAPTTEGDSGLLPNGCPSDFHIHLLLPHETECNLFYQCNFGEKVLKTCPKPLYFNNEIQVCDWPENVDCNGSNGGVTSPAPTTEAETVEVVTAVPTTTESEAETVEVVTAIPTTTESEAETVEVVTAIPTTNAPETEATTVAETETPEVVTAVPTTTESEAETVEVVTAIPTTTESEAETVEVVTGTPTTAAPTTDAPVSTVTAVPITEAQTVEVVTVTQTAEPETDATVTPVPTTTEAATTEADTDLLPNGCPADFHIHLLLPHETECDLFYQCNFGEKVLKECPKPLLFNNELQVCDWEYNVDCSAGSSSESGSGSAEISVSGEDSSGDGSGDGSGDGEEDTALLPNGCPADWSIHLLLPHAECDKFYYCVHGNLVEHSCAPGTHFNPEIQVCDWPENVQCGNNNGGSSSESGSGSSGEESISTEEGSGEDGSGDVELDNGCPSDWNIHQLLPHPDCDKFYNCVHGNLVEQSCAPGTLFNPEIQVCDWPQNVQCGGTDKPEVVTAVPTTSEPEAETVEVVTSAPTTVTHEPTTEEAVVTVTATPEPIVTVTATEEPISTVTATQEPIVTVTATEEPVATVTATQEPIVTVTATEEPVVTVTATEEPVVTVTATAEPIVTVTATEEPVATVTATQEPIVTVTATEEPIVTVTATEEPVATVTATQEPIVTVTATEEPVVTVTAPTVLPNGCPADSSIEQLLPHDSECGKFYQCVHGDLVEMACPIGLHFNPATERCDWPESAGCAVDTNEHNKKCSEGCNVLPWAHETDCDKFYACDGQKATLIVCAEGLHFNANTKTCDFICNANCARDNAQATAENDGVMIFLPWDKMDKDMLRKYGKQH